One segment of Clarias gariepinus isolate MV-2021 ecotype Netherlands chromosome 6, CGAR_prim_01v2, whole genome shotgun sequence DNA contains the following:
- the fbxl3b gene encoding F-box/LRR-repeat protein 3, translating into MKRGQKRGDQQEDGGSPSPGFSEPCKKLCRELSENPVQGLETYNPESLVDWGCLPQEILLQIFQYLPLLDRAFASQVCRGWNQAFHMPELWRCFEFELNQPASSYLKATHPDLIKQIIKRHSNHLQYVSFKVDSSTESAEAACDILSQLVNCSLKTLGLISTARPSFMELPKSHFISALTVVFVNSKSLSSLKIDDTPVDDPSLKVLVANNSDTLKLLKMSSCPHVSPAGILCVADQCHGLRELALNYHLLSDELLLALSSERHVHLEHLRIDVVSENPGQMQFHTIKRSSWEAMVRHSPKFSLVMYFFLYEDEFGPFFRDEVPVTHLYFGRSVSKEVLGRVGMTCPRLIELVVCANGLQPLDEELIRIAERCQHLSAIGLGECEVSCSAFVEFVKMCGRRLTQLSIMEEVLVPDQKYGLDDIHWEVSKYLGRVWFPDMMPTW; encoded by the exons ATGAAAAGAGGGCAGAAGAGAGGAGATCAGCAGGAGGATGGAGGAAGTCCAAGCCCTGGGTTCTCTGAACCCTGCAAAAAGCTTTGTAGAGAGCTTTCAGAGAATCCGGTGCAGGGTCTGGAGACCTACAACCCAGAGAGCTTAGTAGACTGGGGCTGCCTTCCACAGGAGATCCTGCTGCAGATTTTCCAGTATCTGCCCTTGCTGGATCGGGCATTTGCCTCACAGGTGTGCAGGGGCTGGAACCAAGCTTTCCACATGCCTGAGCTCTGGAGATGCTTCGAATTCGAGCTCAACCAGCCTGCCAGCTCTTACTTGAAGGCCACACACCCAGACCTGATCAAGCAAATCATAAAGAGGCACTCCAACCATCTCCAGTATGTCAGCTTTAAG GTGGACAGTAGCACTGAGTCTGCAGAAGCAGCCTGCGATATCCTGTCTCAACTAGTCAACTGCTCACTCAAAACCTTGGGGCTCATATCCACAGCTCGACCCAGCTTCATGGAGTTGCCTAAG TCTCACTTCATCTCAGCTTTGACTGTGGTTTTTGTAAACTCCAAGTCCCTGTCCTCCCTGAAGATTGATGACACGCCAGTAGATGACCCGTCACTCAAAGTTCTTGTGGCCAACAACAGCGACACCCTCAAGCTCCTGAAAATGAGCAGCTGCCCTCATGTCTCACCTGCAG GCATTCTGTGTGTGGCTGACCAGTGCCATGGCCTCCGTGAGCTAGCACTTAACTACCATCTCCTGAGTGACGAGCTGCTGCTGGCGTTATCGTCTGAGCGTCACGTGCACCTGGAGCACCTACGGATTGATGTGGTGAGTGAGAACCCAGGACAAATGCAGTTCCATACCATCAAGCGCAGCAGCTGGGAGGCCATGGTCCGCCACTCACCCAAGTTCAGTCTTGTCATGTACTTCTTTCTGTATGAGGATGAATTTGGGCCATTCTTCCGTGATGAGGTGCCTGTAACACATCTCTACTTTGGCCGCTCTGTAAGCAAGGAAGTGCTGGGCCGCGTGGGTATGACATGCCCTCGCTTAATTGAGCTAGTGGTGTGTGCCAACGGCCTGCAGCCTCTAGACGAGGAGCTGATCCGCATTGCCGAGCGCTGTCAGCATCTGTCAGCCATCGGCTTAGGGGAGTGTGAAGTCTCCTGCAGTGCATTCGTGGAGTTTGTTAAAATGTGCGGCCGTCGCCTCACTCAGCTTTCTATAATGGAGGAGGTGCTGGTGCCCGACCAAAAATATGGTCTCGACGACATCCACTGGGAGGTGTCAAAGTACCTGGGCCGAGTCTGGTTCCCTGATATGATGCCCACGTGGTAG